In Mucilaginibacter celer, one DNA window encodes the following:
- a CDS encoding homoserine dehydrogenase: MSKKLNIGLFGFGVVGQGLYDIIKTKKLNIEIVKFAIKDPNKKRSLPAELFTTDKEELLNNPEINTIVELINDTEAAFEIVSRALKSGKNVVSASKKMIALHLDELIEIQQQYGTSLLYEGAVCGSIPIIRNLEEYYDNELLHSISGIFNGSSNYILSKGFIEGLDYDSALKQAQDLGFAETDPTSDVGGYDAKYKLVIAAAHAYGVVVQPDEVFNMGIQTLAAADLQYAREKNLKIKLVPVAKELDDRNVALFVLPKFVNDTEFLYNVEYEYNGVTVQAAFADQQFFFGKGAGGHPTGSAVLSDIAALRYNYQYEYKKAKEKTDLNFTNNIELTVYLRYDDEELVDRLNFEHINERYYSGSYKFVIGKINLQNLIANQQRISESKAFVAFADQLTGVSLASAAKQSAEVF, from the coding sequence ATGAGTAAAAAGTTAAACATCGGCCTATTTGGTTTTGGAGTAGTAGGCCAGGGTTTGTATGATATCATCAAAACAAAAAAACTAAACATCGAGATTGTAAAATTCGCCATTAAGGATCCTAACAAAAAACGTTCGTTACCGGCCGAATTGTTTACTACTGATAAAGAAGAACTGCTTAACAACCCGGAGATCAATACCATTGTTGAGCTGATCAATGATACCGAAGCTGCTTTCGAGATTGTATCAAGAGCTTTAAAGTCGGGCAAAAATGTGGTTTCGGCCAGCAAAAAAATGATTGCCCTGCATTTGGATGAGTTGATCGAGATTCAGCAGCAATACGGTACTTCACTATTATATGAAGGCGCGGTTTGCGGTAGTATCCCTATTATCCGTAACCTGGAAGAGTATTATGATAACGAGCTGTTGCACTCCATCAGCGGTATATTCAACGGCTCATCAAACTATATTCTATCAAAAGGTTTTATCGAAGGATTAGATTACGATAGCGCCCTGAAACAAGCGCAAGACCTGGGCTTTGCCGAAACCGACCCAACCAGCGATGTTGGTGGTTATGATGCCAAATACAAACTGGTTATCGCTGCTGCTCACGCCTATGGTGTGGTTGTACAGCCCGATGAGGTGTTTAATATGGGGATACAGACCCTCGCGGCTGCAGATTTACAGTATGCCCGTGAGAAAAACCTAAAAATTAAACTGGTACCGGTAGCAAAAGAACTGGACGACCGCAATGTAGCCCTGTTTGTACTGCCTAAATTTGTAAATGATACTGAGTTTTTATACAACGTAGAGTACGAATATAATGGCGTAACCGTACAGGCCGCCTTTGCCGATCAGCAATTCTTTTTCGGAAAAGGCGCCGGTGGCCACCCTACCGGCTCGGCTGTACTATCAGATATCGCTGCATTACGCTATAACTATCAGTACGAATACAAAAAAGCAAAGGAAAAAACCGACCTCAATTTCACCAACAATATCGAATTAACGGTGTATTTGCGCTATGATGATGAAGAGTTAGTGGATAGATTGAACTTTGAACACATAAATGAGCGTTACTATTCAGGCAGTTATAAATTTGTTATAGGAAAAATCAATTTGCAAAATCTGATCGCCAATCAACAACGTATATCTGAAAGCAAGGCTTTCGTAGCCTTTGCCGATCAGCTTACGGGGGTCAGCTTAGCATCGGCAGCTAAACAATCAGCCGAAGTTTTTTAG
- a CDS encoding acyl-CoA thioesterase: MDTPAHYSTFESEFRVRPDDIDMFQHVHNSKYFDYVLAARYDQMERCYGMAMEKFMERGFGWVVRTAHVDYKRALTMGDYFIVKTGIESIDDKGCRVKFSITNKATKKICCDGWFDYVMIDMATGRGAKVPEDIIAQYTI, from the coding sequence ATGGATACACCCGCCCACTACTCCACTTTCGAATCTGAATTTCGCGTCCGCCCCGACGATATCGACATGTTTCAGCACGTACATAACAGCAAATATTTTGATTATGTGCTTGCCGCCCGTTACGACCAGATGGAGCGCTGCTATGGGATGGCCATGGAGAAATTTATGGAACGTGGTTTTGGTTGGGTGGTGCGCACAGCACACGTTGATTACAAAAGGGCCTTAACCATGGGCGACTATTTTATTGTAAAAACGGGCATTGAAAGCATAGATGATAAAGGCTGCCGCGTAAAGTTCAGCATCACCAATAAAGCCACCAAAAAAATCTGCTGCGATGGGTGGTTTGATTACGTGATGATTGATATGGCAACAGGCCGCGGCGCAAAAGTTCCGGAAGATATTATTGCGCAGTATACGATTTAA
- a CDS encoding ABC transporter ATP-binding protein codes for MLQFINFTKRYGTYPALKIDDLSLETGIYWIKGVNGSGKSTLLKSIAGILAFDGDILLDDSNISIKKQPVVYRKLVNFAEAEPIFPEFLTGTEMIALFADAKDAPAGQEQQYIKSMQMQSYVDKPIGTYSSGMLKKLSLLLAFLGQPKIILLDEPLITIDAASLAILNTWIRERYEQEGTGFLLSSHQVLEDGSLPVSRELLVEDQTLKFIS; via the coding sequence ATGCTCCAATTTATAAACTTCACCAAACGATACGGCACATACCCGGCATTAAAAATAGATGACCTAAGCCTTGAAACCGGCATTTACTGGATAAAAGGTGTTAATGGCTCGGGCAAGAGTACGCTACTTAAATCTATCGCCGGGATCCTGGCTTTTGATGGTGATATTTTGCTTGATGATAGCAATATCAGCATAAAAAAACAACCCGTAGTTTACCGCAAACTGGTAAACTTTGCCGAGGCCGAACCTATATTCCCGGAGTTTTTAACCGGAACTGAGATGATAGCTCTTTTTGCCGATGCTAAAGACGCGCCAGCCGGGCAGGAGCAACAATACATTAAAAGCATGCAGATGCAGAGTTATGTAGATAAACCAATTGGCACCTACAGCAGCGGCATGTTAAAAAAGCTTTCATTATTACTTGCTTTCCTGGGGCAACCAAAAATCATCCTGCTGGATGAGCCGCTTATTACCATTGATGCGGCTTCGCTGGCGATACTTAATACCTGGATCAGGGAGCGCTACGAGCAGGAGGGAACCGGTTTCCTGCTATCATCGCACCAGGTACTTGAAGACGGCAGCTTGCCTGTATCGCGCGAGTTGCTGGTTGAAGATCAAACCCTAAAGTTTATCAGCTAA
- a CDS encoding D-alanine--D-alanine ligase → MSIKNIALLAGGYTGEYEVSVNSAKNIAANLCGNANYKIYAIFITRDRWFFEADDTKVDVDKNDFSITLNQEKIKFDFAFITIHGTPGEDGKLQGYFDMLGIPYNTCDATTSAITMNKAYTKAIVNGIHGLHTAHSMRLFERDVHDVATIAANLKFPFFIKPNNGGSSVGMSKVQNIAGLPEALNRAFQEDSQVLVEEFIKGREFSIGIARLHGKIRVLPATEIITSKDFFDYEAKYTDGVTKEITPADLPAEKVEQIGEIVTEAYIRLNCRGMARVDFILQESTNDFYFIEINTTPGQSAASLIPQQVRAAGMDVGEFYSALIEGAGL, encoded by the coding sequence ATGTCAATCAAAAATATTGCCCTTTTGGCCGGAGGTTATACCGGCGAGTATGAAGTATCAGTAAACAGTGCAAAAAATATTGCCGCCAACCTGTGCGGTAACGCCAATTACAAGATTTATGCTATTTTTATAACCCGCGACAGGTGGTTTTTTGAGGCAGATGACACGAAGGTAGATGTTGATAAAAATGATTTCAGCATCACCCTGAATCAGGAAAAAATAAAGTTTGATTTTGCCTTTATCACTATTCACGGTACGCCGGGCGAAGATGGGAAGTTGCAGGGGTATTTTGATATGCTGGGCATCCCTTATAATACCTGCGATGCCACCACATCGGCCATTACCATGAATAAGGCCTACACTAAGGCTATTGTAAACGGTATTCACGGTTTACACACCGCGCACTCTATGAGGTTATTTGAGCGTGATGTACATGATGTGGCAACCATAGCTGCCAACCTTAAATTCCCATTTTTTATAAAGCCTAACAATGGCGGCAGCAGTGTAGGCATGAGTAAGGTACAAAACATAGCCGGCTTGCCCGAAGCTTTAAACAGGGCTTTTCAGGAAGACAGCCAGGTGTTGGTTGAAGAGTTTATAAAAGGCCGCGAGTTTAGCATTGGTATTGCCCGCCTGCACGGCAAAATAAGAGTACTGCCTGCCACCGAAATCATCACCTCGAAAGACTTTTTTGACTACGAAGCCAAGTACACCGATGGTGTAACAAAAGAAATTACACCTGCCGATTTACCTGCCGAAAAGGTCGAGCAAATTGGCGAAATAGTAACCGAGGCTTATATCCGTCTTAATTGCCGGGGCATGGCAAGGGTTGATTTTATTTTACAGGAAAGCACCAACGATTTTTATTTTATCGAGATTAATACCACTCCGGGTCAATCGGCCGCCAGTTTAATACCGCAGCAGGTACGGGCGGCGGGTATGGACGTGGGCGAATTTTATAGTGCGCTTATTGAGGGAGCGGGGTTGTAG
- a CDS encoding PASTA domain-containing protein produces the protein MSKFGAYLKTKSFRNNLIMAIVSVIAVVLIAFFSLGYYTRHGSGIPVPKLKGLTIDKAMAILKEQGFDYKIDSVFVQDVAPGTIVEQDPDAGTNVKENRVIYLTMVTLQAPDVALPDLDQSSYREAIATISNYGLKVGDTSYRSDIARDRILEVRYGGQVIKAGFKLPKGSRVDLVLGDGAGASEVEIPELVNLDLDAARFAIKGAGLTVGIITYQGTISDSTNVVVVSQYPMKTDSLSKTSIGTRINLTVSQGTKTDAAPPAN, from the coding sequence ATGAGCAAATTTGGCGCTTACTTAAAAACAAAATCTTTCAGAAATAACTTGATAATGGCTATTGTTTCGGTAATAGCTGTTGTTTTAATAGCATTTTTTAGCCTGGGTTATTATACCCGGCATGGCTCAGGAATCCCGGTTCCTAAACTTAAGGGGCTTACTATCGACAAAGCCATGGCCATTTTAAAAGAACAGGGCTTTGACTATAAAATTGATTCGGTATTTGTGCAGGATGTAGCACCCGGTACCATTGTTGAGCAGGATCCTGATGCCGGAACCAACGTAAAGGAAAACCGCGTGATCTACCTTACCATGGTTACTTTACAGGCACCAGACGTAGCCCTGCCCGACCTGGATCAAAGCAGTTACCGCGAGGCCATAGCCACCATATCAAACTATGGTTTAAAAGTTGGCGATACCTCCTATCGCTCAGATATAGCGCGCGACCGTATTCTGGAAGTGCGTTATGGTGGGCAGGTTATTAAAGCTGGCTTTAAGCTGCCCAAAGGATCACGCGTTGACCTGGTGTTGGGCGACGGCGCAGGAGCCAGCGAGGTAGAGATTCCGGAACTGGTTAACCTTGACCTGGATGCCGCGCGTTTTGCTATTAAAGGAGCAGGTTTAACGGTTGGTATCATTACCTACCAGGGAACTATCTCCGATTCGACCAATGTAGTGGTGGTATCGCAATACCCTATGAAAACCGATTCGCTGAGCAAAACAAGTATAGGTACACGGATAAACCTTACCGTTTCACAAGGTACTAAAACAGATGCAGCACCACCCGCAAATTAA
- a CDS encoding rhodanese-like domain-containing protein: MQHHPQINAAELLERLSNGESLNMVDVREVIEFYTYNIGGNNIPLSKLTDALDSLSYNKTDEIIVICKVGLRSETAQAVMQQQGYTNVRNLSGGLLAVQKLKQ, from the coding sequence ATGCAGCACCACCCGCAAATTAATGCCGCCGAACTGCTTGAACGGCTAAGCAACGGCGAGAGCCTAAATATGGTTGATGTACGTGAAGTTATCGAGTTTTACACGTATAATATTGGCGGCAACAATATCCCGCTGTCAAAACTAACAGATGCGCTTGATAGCTTATCTTACAACAAAACAGATGAGATAATCGTTATCTGCAAAGTTGGCTTAAGGAGCGAAACTGCACAGGCCGTAATGCAGCAACAGGGCTACACTAATGTGCGTAATTTGAGCGGCGGGCTGCTGGCTGTTCAAAAATTAAAACAATAA
- the mltG gene encoding endolytic transglycosylase MltG — protein MTAKKQGSGMFKKFIIAFVIVIVILLGFTGFNYYQKYFGPNVTGKQEYLYIHTGATFGDVFKTIQAEGIVKDTASFGWAARNMNYTTRVKPGKYRLHEGMGNRKLINMLASGTQEPVKVEFHGLRLKEQFAGFISKKIEPDSTAIINLLDSASFVSKYGFTTDNVYVMFMPDSYQMYWNTSSEKFFKRMYDHYQNFWTPERKRLAEAINLTPQEVSVLASIVDAEALHDDEMPAVAGLYLNRLKKGMKLEADPTVIFALNDFTIKRVLLRYLSYNSPYNTYLHNGLPPGPIMMPSVNAVKAVLNYQKNDYIYMCAKADFSGYHAFANNPADHAVNAHKFQQALNDRNIRR, from the coding sequence ATGACCGCGAAAAAACAGGGATCAGGCATGTTTAAAAAATTCATTATAGCGTTTGTAATCGTTATTGTGATATTACTGGGTTTTACAGGCTTCAATTATTATCAAAAATATTTCGGCCCTAATGTTACCGGTAAACAGGAATATTTATACATACACACCGGTGCTACGTTTGGTGATGTTTTTAAAACCATCCAGGCCGAGGGTATAGTGAAAGACACTGCATCATTTGGATGGGCAGCCCGTAACATGAACTATACCACGCGTGTAAAACCCGGTAAATACCGCCTGCACGAAGGCATGGGCAACCGCAAGCTGATTAATATGCTGGCATCGGGTACGCAGGAGCCGGTTAAGGTTGAGTTTCATGGCCTGAGGCTTAAAGAGCAGTTTGCGGGCTTTATATCCAAAAAAATTGAACCCGATTCGACCGCGATCATCAACCTGCTCGATTCGGCAAGCTTTGTAAGCAAGTATGGCTTCACTACCGATAACGTTTATGTGATGTTTATGCCCGATTCGTACCAGATGTACTGGAATACCTCGTCCGAAAAGTTTTTTAAGCGGATGTATGATCATTACCAAAACTTTTGGACACCCGAGCGTAAGCGATTGGCCGAGGCAATAAATCTTACGCCGCAGGAAGTATCTGTGCTTGCCTCGATAGTTGACGCCGAAGCTTTGCACGATGATGAGATGCCCGCAGTAGCAGGCCTGTACCTTAACCGTTTAAAAAAAGGCATGAAGCTGGAAGCCGACCCTACGGTGATCTTCGCGCTGAACGATTTTACCATTAAACGTGTGCTTTTACGTTACCTGTCGTACAATTCGCCATATAACACTTATTTGCACAATGGCTTGCCTCCGGGCCCTATCATGATGCCATCAGTAAATGCAGTTAAAGCTGTGCTTAATTACCAGAAAAACGATTATATATACATGTGTGCCAAAGCCGATTTTTCGGGTTATCATGCATTTGCCAACAACCCTGCCGACCACGCCGTCAACGCCCATAAATTTCAGCAGGCTCTTAATGATCGTAATATCCGCAGGTAA
- a CDS encoding acyl-CoA thioesterase, with translation MFEYTTKIRVRYGETDQMGYMYYGNYAEFYEVGRVEMLRSLGLTYKGMEESGIMMPVLELNCKYLKPALYDEEISIKVIMDKLPGIRVHFRYELSNPKGELINIGETLLVFINMKSNRPCLAPQDFMDKLKPFFE, from the coding sequence ATGTTTGAGTACACCACCAAAATACGGGTGCGCTACGGCGAAACCGACCAGATGGGCTATATGTACTACGGTAATTATGCCGAATTTTATGAAGTTGGCCGTGTAGAGATGCTGCGCAGCCTGGGCCTTACCTACAAGGGCATGGAAGAATCGGGCATTATGATGCCCGTGCTTGAGTTGAATTGCAAATACCTTAAGCCCGCTTTGTACGATGAAGAGATCAGCATTAAGGTGATTATGGATAAGCTTCCCGGCATCCGCGTTCATTTCAGGTACGAGCTAAGCAACCCCAAAGGCGAACTGATTAACATTGGCGAAACTTTGCTGGTTTTCATTAATATGAAAAGCAACCGCCCCTGCCTTGCCCCGCAGGATTTTATGGATAAATTAAAGCCATTTTTTGAGTAA
- a CDS encoding YihY/virulence factor BrkB family protein: MKWLHRFLLRFGFYRYIIEWTKSVIIPGFRPLPLYTVIDFFVKEVTNNSLINRAYALAYSFMLATFPATIFLFTLIPYVPIKNFKSSLMSVLASVMPTNAYMAFRDTLLDIVSNQNGKLLSFGFLSTLYFATNGVINLMKAFNKSSLIEDKRSWLKRRLVAAAITVSISFALLLAISILILGQSIIKFIKSHVATQNHFWVYPIMLFRWIIIIAIIFVTIGCLYRYAPAHKKKWNFVNPGSILATALAVLTSVGFSYYINNFSSYNKVYGSIGTLIVVMIWMYLNSLILIIGFELNASVELSKRTIRIVKPRFNTFRTKKPTEIKN; encoded by the coding sequence ATGAAATGGCTGCACCGTTTTTTACTCAGGTTTGGGTTTTACAGATATATCATTGAGTGGACAAAGTCTGTTATCATTCCGGGTTTCAGGCCATTACCGCTTTACACGGTTATTGATTTTTTTGTAAAAGAGGTAACCAACAACTCGCTCATTAACCGGGCTTATGCTTTAGCCTACAGCTTTATGCTGGCCACTTTTCCGGCCACCATCTTTTTATTTACGCTCATCCCATACGTGCCTATCAAAAACTTTAAGAGCAGCCTGATGAGTGTATTGGCTTCGGTAATGCCTACAAACGCCTATATGGCTTTCAGGGATACGCTTCTTGATATCGTAAGCAATCAAAACGGTAAATTATTGTCGTTTGGTTTTCTTTCTACACTTTACTTTGCCACCAATGGTGTTATTAACCTGATGAAGGCTTTCAATAAATCCTCACTGATTGAGGATAAACGCAGCTGGCTAAAGCGGCGACTGGTGGCGGCGGCGATCACCGTATCTATAAGTTTCGCTTTGTTACTGGCCATTTCTATTCTTATCCTTGGCCAATCTATCATCAAGTTTATTAAATCGCACGTTGCAACCCAAAATCATTTTTGGGTTTACCCGATAATGCTGTTCAGGTGGATTATTATTATAGCCATCATTTTTGTAACTATAGGCTGCTTATACCGGTATGCTCCCGCACATAAAAAAAAGTGGAATTTTGTAAACCCAGGTTCTATACTGGCTACTGCGCTGGCGGTTTTAACATCGGTGGGCTTCTCCTATTATATCAACAATTTCTCATCGTACAATAAGGTTTACGGTTCTATCGGAACGCTGATCGTGGTGATGATCTGGATGTATTTAAACTCATTAATTTTGATCATCGGCTTCGAATTAAATGCGTCTGTCGAGCTTTCCAAGCGCACAATTCGCATTGTAAAACCCCGTTTCAACACTTTCAGGACCAAAAAACCAACAGAAATTAAAAATTAA
- a CDS encoding alpha-L-fucosidase: MSDAERKSMDKGKVYPALKGAGLGVSGPGSNLSPEKMQWWEDQKFGMFIHWGLYAIPATGEWTMFNQQIPAEEYAKLASQFNPKHFSATEWARVAKEAGMRYMVMVSRHHDGFALWNSPASYRLFNSWETAAHRDFMKEYTDACRKAGLYVGIYYSPLDWRFPGYFDPQGFPDNAALLKKQTYGQVEELMKNYGKIDILWYDGGWLAHKGTDADAAWFWEPLKLNAMVRSYNPDIVINPRSGMVGDFQTDEGGGDVNGPIIPFPWEKCLNLNETSWGYNKAQQLMPVKRIITMLVNTVDRGGNMLLNVSPDPDGVIPPTHVERLKEAGNWLAKNGESIYQTRPGPFQPVDGFYGATFRGNNIYIHLLKMPEGNSTVQLPPIKQIIMSCSILHGKKIKFRQDKTGVNLDLANVRPDSLVTTLVLKTREK, encoded by the coding sequence ATGAGTGACGCTGAAAGAAAATCAATGGATAAGGGCAAAGTTTACCCTGCATTAAAAGGTGCCGGGCTTGGAGTATCCGGGCCGGGATCAAACCTTTCGCCCGAAAAAATGCAATGGTGGGAAGATCAAAAATTTGGGATGTTTATACATTGGGGATTATATGCGATCCCGGCTACAGGGGAATGGACTATGTTCAACCAGCAGATCCCGGCGGAAGAATATGCCAAATTAGCCAGTCAATTTAACCCCAAACATTTTAGCGCCACAGAATGGGCCAGGGTAGCTAAAGAAGCGGGAATGAGATATATGGTGATGGTTAGCCGCCATCATGATGGTTTCGCTCTTTGGAACAGCCCGGCAAGTTACCGGCTTTTCAATAGTTGGGAAACTGCCGCCCACCGTGACTTTATGAAGGAGTACACAGATGCCTGCCGTAAGGCGGGCCTGTATGTTGGCATTTATTATTCTCCGCTGGATTGGCGGTTTCCGGGTTATTTTGACCCGCAGGGCTTTCCTGACAATGCCGCCCTGCTCAAGAAGCAAACCTACGGGCAAGTTGAAGAGTTAATGAAAAATTATGGCAAAATAGATATTTTGTGGTATGATGGCGGATGGTTGGCTCATAAGGGCACTGATGCCGACGCGGCTTGGTTTTGGGAACCGTTAAAACTTAACGCCATGGTGCGCAGCTATAACCCGGATATTGTTATTAATCCAAGATCGGGAATGGTGGGGGATTTTCAGACTGACGAAGGCGGCGGGGATGTGAATGGGCCAATTATCCCTTTCCCCTGGGAAAAATGCCTGAACCTTAATGAAACAAGTTGGGGATATAATAAAGCCCAGCAACTAATGCCGGTTAAACGGATTATCACCATGCTTGTTAATACCGTTGACCGTGGAGGAAATATGCTTTTAAATGTTAGTCCTGACCCGGATGGAGTTATCCCCCCTACGCATGTTGAGCGGTTAAAAGAAGCGGGAAACTGGTTAGCGAAAAATGGTGAGAGCATTTATCAAACGCGCCCCGGTCCGTTTCAGCCTGTTGATGGTTTTTATGGGGCCACCTTCAGGGGTAACAATATTTATATCCACCTGCTCAAAATGCCGGAGGGAAATTCAACCGTTCAACTACCGCCGATTAAGCAAATTATCATGTCATGTTCTATTCTGCACGGTAAAAAAATCAAATTCCGTCAGGATAAAACGGGGGTCAATCTCGATCTGGCGAACGTACGACCAGACTCGCTGGTTACCACATTGGTACTAAAAACAAGAGAAAAGTAA
- a CDS encoding cellulase family glycosylhydrolase, with protein sequence MRTLNFFLGIAMLLLLTQCKKQQITTPDAKPSISKTTKTLAVISYPSYNTSPLAPDQTGVSSTAAQLAAKFQLGWNLGNSLEATGGETNWGNPMVTQALIDEVKKAGFTAVRIPCDWDQYSNQSTGQIQQSWLNRVQQVVQYCVNDGLYVILNIHWDGGWLENNCTTAAQAAVNAKQKAFWEQIATAMRGFDEHLIFASANEPNVTDATGMGALLSYHQTFVNAVRSTGGHNSYRVLVVQGPGTNIDNTNVLMNTLPTDPASNRLMVEVHYYTPPQFCFLTSDVSWGNMAYYWGSGYHSTADPSRNATYGEESNAPAEFPLMKSKFIDKGIPVILGEYGAIRRSATLSGDALTLHLASRAYYLNYITHQALQYGLRPFYFDDGATGNNAFKLISRQNNNVGDQQGYSAVVQGGQNNTSLAIQIGQVYQIYNRNSFKALEFAGWGTANQTQADQWEYLAGANQQFKVEDAGSGYYRLTPMHATGKCLEVYGWNTGNGGQVELWDYSGNANQKWSIQVTDNGYYKIINANSGKALDATGGSLNNGVAVNQWTYSGGRNQQWAFVKI encoded by the coding sequence ATGAGAACACTAAACTTTTTTTTAGGTATCGCTATGCTTTTACTGTTAACACAATGTAAAAAGCAACAAATTACCACCCCGGATGCTAAGCCGTCTATTTCAAAAACAACCAAAACGCTGGCTGTAATAAGTTATCCCAGCTACAACACATCTCCCCTCGCGCCAGATCAAACGGGAGTTTCCAGCACCGCTGCCCAACTTGCCGCAAAATTTCAATTGGGCTGGAATTTGGGTAACTCACTTGAGGCAACCGGAGGGGAAACAAACTGGGGTAATCCAATGGTAACTCAGGCACTTATCGATGAAGTAAAAAAAGCCGGTTTTACAGCAGTTCGTATACCGTGCGATTGGGACCAGTACTCAAACCAAAGCACCGGGCAAATTCAGCAATCATGGCTTAACCGCGTACAGCAAGTGGTTCAGTACTGTGTTAATGATGGTTTATATGTAATATTAAATATACACTGGGATGGTGGTTGGTTAGAAAACAATTGTACTACAGCGGCTCAGGCCGCAGTAAATGCCAAGCAAAAAGCATTTTGGGAGCAAATTGCAACTGCCATGCGAGGTTTTGATGAACATTTGATTTTTGCCAGCGCTAACGAGCCAAATGTTACAGACGCTACTGGTATGGGTGCACTGCTTTCTTACCATCAAACTTTTGTTAACGCAGTCAGATCAACCGGTGGCCATAATAGTTACAGGGTGCTGGTTGTTCAGGGGCCAGGTACAAATATTGATAATACCAATGTTTTAATGAATACGTTACCTACAGATCCGGCCTCCAATCGCCTGATGGTTGAGGTACATTATTACACACCACCGCAGTTTTGCTTTCTGACCTCGGATGTAAGCTGGGGTAATATGGCCTACTACTGGGGCAGCGGTTACCACTCTACCGCAGATCCTTCACGAAATGCTACATACGGTGAAGAATCAAATGCGCCGGCAGAGTTTCCTTTAATGAAATCTAAGTTTATCGATAAAGGCATACCTGTTATATTGGGTGAGTATGGAGCTATCCGCCGTTCAGCTACACTCTCAGGAGATGCCTTAACATTGCATCTTGCAAGCAGGGCGTACTATCTGAATTATATCACACACCAGGCATTGCAATATGGATTACGCCCGTTTTATTTTGATGATGGAGCTACAGGAAACAACGCATTCAAACTTATCAGCAGGCAAAACAATAATGTAGGCGATCAGCAAGGCTATTCTGCCGTGGTACAAGGAGGTCAAAATAATACTTCGTTAGCGATACAGATTGGTCAGGTTTATCAAATTTATAACAGAAACAGTTTTAAAGCCCTCGAGTTTGCAGGATGGGGAACTGCAAATCAAACACAAGCCGACCAGTGGGAATACTTAGCGGGAGCGAACCAGCAGTTTAAAGTAGAAGATGCGGGCAGTGGCTATTACAGGCTAACACCTATGCATGCAACAGGCAAGTGCCTCGAAGTTTACGGCTGGAATACAGGCAATGGCGGCCAGGTAGAGTTATGGGATTACAGTGGAAATGCAAATCAGAAATGGTCAATCCAGGTAACCGATAATGGATATTATAAGATTATTAATGCTAACAGCGGGAAAGCTTTGGATGCAACCGGAGGTTCCCTTAATAATGGCGTTGCCGTTAACCAGTGGACTTACTCTGGAGGACGCAACCAGCAATGGGCGTTTGTGAAGATATAA